In the Prevotella sp. E2-28 genome, one interval contains:
- a CDS encoding RNA polymerase sigma factor, with amino-acid sequence MVVRIKVSGFENEDVEKLTLKEEKSGLLGVSSLIFNKVVDGERDNVLMRLMGRFKSLRYEDLEEVYNDGCLVLWDKMLDKEFKLKERSMVGYLVRICRNIGMHYLRKVNEDIESLDRIMERGYEVREDDERGIEEMFDVIEERGNDDEIFERLDRVWGKLKIVDRMILESYYVDGCKMEEIAKRVGYRNGNSVKSKKNKVLRRMMEMMKEERADFKDLPVAA; translated from the coding sequence ATGGTAGTAAGAATTAAGGTGAGTGGTTTTGAGAATGAGGATGTTGAGAAGTTGACTCTGAAGGAAGAAAAGAGTGGACTTCTGGGTGTTAGTAGCCTTATATTTAATAAGGTGGTGGATGGTGAGAGAGATAATGTATTGATGAGATTGATGGGAAGGTTTAAGAGTTTGAGGTATGAGGATCTGGAGGAGGTTTATAATGATGGATGTTTGGTATTGTGGGATAAGATGTTGGATAAGGAGTTTAAGTTGAAGGAAAGAAGTATGGTAGGGTATTTGGTTAGGATATGTAGGAATATTGGGATGCATTATTTGAGGAAGGTGAATGAAGATATTGAGAGTTTGGATAGGATAATGGAAAGAGGTTATGAAGTGAGGGAGGATGACGAAAGAGGAATTGAGGAGATGTTTGATGTGATTGAAGAAAGAGGAAATGATGATGAGATCTTTGAGAGGTTGGATAGAGTTTGGGGTAAGTTGAAGATTGTAGATAGGATGATATTGGAAAGTTATTATGTGGATGGATGTAAAATGGAGGAGATTGCGAAGAGAGTTGGATATAGGAATGGTAATAGTGTGAAAAGTAAGAAAAATAAGGTATTGAGAAGGATGATGGAGATGATGAAAGAAGAAAGGGCGGATTTTAAAGATCTGCCCGTTGCTGCATAG